Genomic segment of Sphingomicrobium marinum:
GGCCTGACATTTGCGACCGCGTCATCGGCGCGAATATTCTGGTGCTGGGCACCCCCATATGGCTAGGCGAGAAGTCATCGCTGGCGCAGGCCTTCATCGAAAAGCTCTACGCCCATTCGGGGCAGGTCAACGACAAGGGCCAGTACCTGTTCTACGGCAAGGTCGGCGGCTGCGTCGTCACCGGCAACGAAGATGGCATCAAGCATGTCGGCATGGGCGTGCTCTATTCGATGCAGCACGTCGGCTACACCATCCCGCCGCAGGCCGATTGCGGCTGGATCGGCGAGGCCGGCCCCGGCCCGTCCTATGGCGACGAAAAAGACGAAGGCGGCCGTGTCGGCTTCGACAATGTCTTCACCCAGCGCAACACCACCTTCATGGCGTTCAACCTGCTCCACATGGCCAAGATGCTGAAGGACGCCGGCGGCCTGCCCGCCGAAGGTAACGTCCGCACCGAATGGGACGACGGATCGAAGCCCGGATGGCCCAATCCCGAACATCGTCGCGACGACTAGAGGAAAAGATAGACCACGAGGTAACGTAGGCAGAGCGCCGCGAGGATGAGCGTGATCCAGCGCGGCTTCTTCACCCACATCGCCGCCAGCATTAGCGCAACCAGCACAAGCGTCTGCCCGTAGGCCATGGGCGTCAGCACCGCCTCGCGAATTGTCGGGACCGAAACGTAATAACCCCACTGCACGAATAGCAGCACGACAAGGATGCCGAGGACGGGTTTGCGCACCCGGTAGAAGTGATCAGCGAGATCGCTTTCCTTCGACGGATCGTCGGGAAAGACGAGATGCGCCGCCAGATAATATCCGCTGGCGAACAGCAGCACGCCGGTGAGCGTCGGCCCGCTGATGGCAATGAGATCGCGCACCGTCCAGGCGGCCGCCCAGAAGCTGAGCAAGTCGAGCAAGACGAAGAGACCGAGGAGCGGCACGAGCCACCCCACGCGCGGTCCGTCTTCGCGCAGCGCCGCATCGAGCGACTTGCCCAACCCCGACAGCAGCGCCACGAGCGAGAAGCTCAAGAGCAGGCTGTAGAGCGAAAAGACGAATGCGAATTCGGTCATGGCGGATCCCCCGCCGTTGACGCTAGCTGCGGAGCGCTAGCGCCACAACTGCATCGAGCGGATCGCCTGCGGCACCTGTTCGCGGGCTTCGGGGCGCGACAGAGTGCGCTCGACTAGGCTCCAGCCGCGGGTCAGCCGCGACTTGCGCCACAGGTCGACGATCAGAAACAGACCTGACCAGTCTTCCCCGTCGAGCTCGGCCTCCAGCTCGAAGCGCGCGACGAAGAAGGCGGTGCGACCATGCTGGCGGGTGTGGATACCATCCATCCGGTAACCCATGCAGCGGAAGCGTTCGGTCGCGGCCTCGAGGAAGCTTGGCCGATCGAGGATCAGGCTTTCGCGGGCACCGACCAGCATTTGGAAATCACGTGCCAGCAGCGCCTTCATCCGGCTGCGCTCACCGCGGCACCAGGAGCGCATCAGGCGATGTTCCTGTGTTTCGATCAGGTCGAGTGTACTGGCCATCGTGTTACTTCTTGAGCGCGTCCACGCCCGGCAGCGGCTTGCCTTCCATCCATTCGAGGAACGCGCCGCCCGCGGTCGACACGAAGCTGAAGTCGTCCTTGACGCCGGCATGGTTGAGCGCGGCCACCGTGTCCCCGCCGCCAGCAACGGACTTGAGCGTCCCTTCCTTGGTC
This window contains:
- a CDS encoding nuclear transport factor 2 family protein — translated: MASTLDLIETQEHRLMRSWCRGERSRMKALLARDFQMLVGARESLILDRPSFLEAATERFRCMGYRMDGIHTRQHGRTAFFVARFELEAELDGEDWSGLFLIVDLWRKSRLTRGWSLVERTLSRPEAREQVPQAIRSMQLWR
- a CDS encoding flavodoxin family protein yields the protein MLSQTQSKICDAIETDFSGLKACIVNASLKHPSEPSHTDTLLDVVAEIFERRSVAVDRVRLSDHYLAPGVYPDMTEHGWDKDEWPDICDRVIGANILVLGTPIWLGEKSSLAQAFIEKLYAHSGQVNDKGQYLFYGKVGGCVVTGNEDGIKHVGMGVLYSMQHVGYTIPPQADCGWIGEAGPGPSYGDEKDEGGRVGFDNVFTQRNTTFMAFNLLHMAKMLKDAGGLPAEGNVRTEWDDGSKPGWPNPEHRRDD